A region from the Lentisphaera profundi genome encodes:
- a CDS encoding pseudouridine synthase produces MNKFVPSKIWLPKEASHISHLDFFNHTFPQIPAETWIARFQEGKITDLEQKAIPLQSAYQGNRHLIYYREVEDETPIPFEGKILFEDENLIVVDKPHFLPIHPAGPYVKETLVYRLRESQNNPHIAPLHRIDRLTAGLVLFSKNIDARRPYQMLFSERLIEKTYLAISKGETPQQKSWHLHNRIVPGDPWFLSAIGSGEPNSESFIEFIDQQQDLIKFKLKPVSGKKHQLRLHLASIGYPILHDPLYPDFTSKPPDDYAKALQLLAQSISFIDPLSKKKMSFQSELKLSF; encoded by the coding sequence TTGAATAAATTTGTTCCCTCAAAAATCTGGCTTCCAAAAGAAGCCTCACACATAAGTCATTTAGATTTCTTTAATCATACTTTTCCGCAAATCCCTGCAGAAACTTGGATCGCTCGCTTCCAAGAAGGAAAAATTACTGACCTAGAACAAAAGGCCATACCCCTGCAATCCGCTTACCAAGGCAACCGCCATCTCATTTACTATCGTGAAGTTGAAGATGAAACCCCCATCCCCTTCGAAGGCAAGATACTTTTTGAAGACGAGAACTTAATTGTCGTCGACAAACCCCATTTCTTACCCATCCATCCTGCAGGTCCCTATGTAAAAGAAACTTTGGTCTATCGTTTGCGAGAATCGCAAAACAACCCACATATTGCACCGCTTCACCGTATTGATCGCCTCACTGCAGGCTTAGTCCTATTCAGCAAAAATATAGATGCGCGTAGGCCCTATCAGATGCTCTTTTCTGAACGCCTTATCGAAAAAACATACCTCGCCATTTCAAAAGGTGAGACTCCTCAGCAAAAATCTTGGCATTTACACAATAGAATTGTCCCTGGCGACCCTTGGTTCCTGAGTGCCATCGGCTCCGGAGAACCAAATAGCGAATCCTTCATCGAATTCATCGATCAACAGCAAGATTTAATCAAGTTTAAACTCAAGCCCGTATCAGGGAAAAAACACCAACTGCGCCTCCACTTGGCTTCTATCGGCTACCCCATTCTTCATGATCCTCTCTATCCTGATTTTACTTCAAAACCTCCCGATGACTACGCTAAAGCCCTACAACTTTTAGCCCAATCTATTTCATTCATTGATCCTCTTAGCAAGAAAAAAATGAGCTTTCAATCGGAACTTAAACTCAGCTTTTAG
- a CDS encoding SLOG family protein has product MRLIIAGGRHHRLSPENIIQLNQLGQVSTVISGGASGIDSDGEQWAHSRDIPIKIYLADWSAHGKMAGPLRNRTMAENADALAIFPGGKGTESMYKEANKLKLKIFDFRANAQLHLNFDKENKA; this is encoded by the coding sequence ATGAGATTAATTATTGCGGGTGGCAGACACCATCGTCTAAGCCCAGAAAATATTATCCAGCTCAATCAGCTAGGACAAGTGAGCACCGTCATCTCAGGTGGTGCATCTGGTATTGATAGCGACGGTGAACAATGGGCTCATTCCAGAGATATACCTATAAAAATTTATCTTGCAGACTGGAGTGCCCACGGAAAAATGGCCGGCCCCTTACGCAATCGTACCATGGCAGAAAATGCCGACGCACTTGCGATTTTCCCTGGCGGTAAAGGAACTGAATCAATGTATAAGGAAGCCAACAAGCTTAAACTTAAAATATTTGATTTTCGTGCCAATGCCCAACTCCACTTGAATTTTGATAAGGAAAATAAAGCATGA
- a CDS encoding sulfatase-like hydrolase/transferase — protein MRLNKISYLFALLASTCLANEQPNFLIILADDLGYGDVSYQGGDLPTPNIDDIANKGIKMTDAYVTCPVCAPSRAGLLTGKYQQSFGFWDNIGPYRVKEETKPGTPRSIPILSERLKELGYTTGIFGKTHDGDDEELLAFNRWDEFYGFNNGASNFLGDMNRTHNPIYHNNKIVSRLYSKRGIKNDEVNQDGILVKDTENYLTDKLGDMAIKFIEKNKDKPFLCYIPFNAVHGPFQAPKEMVDKYSHVKDKKRRIVMAMLESMDNNIGRVLDCLEENQLMKKTVIIFLSDNGGHEASPNGPLRGKKGTYWEGGLRVPFAIRWDGQLPPGQTYKQAIISLDIMPTLIHLAGGEVKDDWGLDGVNLFPYLKNQSTSAPHEALYWVWSGGQRKAIREGSIKVVTMNGGRSYQMYDLAQDISESKDLSGQYPEKLSAMIKKHQKWESSLIRPQWGWNKNLGVKDPLFGKERPYHKEGYQFK, from the coding sequence ATGCGCCTCAATAAAATCTCTTACCTTTTTGCTCTCTTGGCATCCACTTGCCTAGCAAACGAACAACCCAACTTCTTAATCATTCTCGCTGATGACCTCGGCTATGGCGACGTAAGTTATCAGGGTGGAGATTTACCCACCCCCAATATTGACGACATTGCTAATAAGGGCATAAAAATGACCGATGCCTACGTAACCTGCCCCGTTTGTGCCCCCTCACGCGCTGGTTTACTTACAGGTAAATATCAGCAATCATTTGGCTTCTGGGATAACATTGGTCCCTATAGAGTAAAAGAAGAAACTAAACCAGGAACTCCTCGCTCCATCCCCATCCTCTCTGAACGCCTAAAAGAACTGGGCTATACCACCGGGATTTTTGGGAAAACCCACGATGGCGATGATGAAGAATTACTCGCCTTTAACCGCTGGGACGAATTCTATGGCTTCAATAATGGTGCATCTAATTTCTTAGGCGACATGAACCGAACCCATAATCCCATTTATCATAATAATAAAATAGTGAGCCGTCTCTACTCAAAACGCGGAATTAAAAACGACGAAGTTAATCAGGATGGCATTCTCGTAAAAGATACCGAGAACTATCTCACCGATAAACTCGGCGATATGGCTATTAAGTTTATCGAAAAAAACAAAGACAAACCATTTCTTTGTTACATCCCCTTCAATGCCGTTCACGGCCCCTTCCAAGCTCCTAAAGAAATGGTCGACAAGTACTCTCATGTAAAAGATAAAAAGCGTCGCATTGTCATGGCCATGTTAGAATCAATGGACAATAATATCGGACGCGTTCTCGATTGCTTAGAAGAAAATCAACTCATGAAGAAAACTGTTATTATTTTCTTAAGTGATAACGGCGGCCATGAAGCCTCCCCCAACGGCCCTTTACGAGGGAAAAAGGGAACCTACTGGGAAGGTGGCTTACGTGTACCTTTCGCCATTCGCTGGGATGGCCAACTGCCGCCAGGACAAACCTATAAGCAAGCAATAATATCTCTCGATATCATGCCCACCCTGATTCATTTAGCTGGAGGCGAAGTCAAAGATGATTGGGGACTTGATGGCGTCAACCTATTTCCTTACCTGAAAAATCAGTCCACTTCGGCGCCTCACGAAGCACTTTACTGGGTATGGTCTGGTGGACAACGCAAAGCCATTCGCGAAGGAAGTATCAAAGTCGTCACAATGAATGGTGGCAGAAGCTATCAGATGTATGATTTAGCTCAAGATATATCCGAAAGTAAAGATCTTTCGGGTCAGTACCCAGAAAAACTCTCCGCCATGATTAAAAAGCACCAAAAATGGGAATCATCCTTAATTAGACCTCAATGGGGATGGAATAAAAACCTCGGCGTCAAAGACCCTCTCTTTGGCAAAGAACGTCCTTATCACAAAGAGGGCTATCAATTTAAGTAA
- a CDS encoding serine/threonine-protein kinase has product MLIKLRCTKCMRKVSAEDDLLGQKVLCPACNAVIPLPSPQFGVGKQIKGYAIEQWLGAGNCGEVYLAKQTAMNRHVALKVMKSSEEVTEEDKQRFLQEAQILAQLNHPNIVPVYDAGSADDCYYMTMSYVNGQTLEEVLKNTQSLKEIDALKLCLKIIKGLRYAWDEFGILHRDIKPANIMIDQNHDIKIMDMGIAKNTQQDAHITQTSHFVGTPYFMSPEQAQANSDLDFKADLYSVGCTLYNMLVGSVPFEGGNIMEIMEHKFADQVTPAKQLRPYISKSTDKLILEMISANKDKRPKSYDDLENKIEKCIRVAEKRHEVSKGNQQAKLLKLVVIPLVVLILVLLLVMAL; this is encoded by the coding sequence ATGCTCATCAAATTACGCTGTACAAAATGCATGAGGAAGGTTTCGGCTGAAGACGATTTATTAGGACAAAAAGTTCTATGTCCGGCCTGTAACGCTGTGATTCCTTTGCCATCGCCTCAGTTTGGCGTAGGTAAGCAAATTAAGGGTTATGCGATTGAGCAATGGCTGGGAGCAGGCAATTGTGGTGAAGTTTATTTAGCGAAACAAACTGCGATGAATCGGCATGTTGCGCTGAAGGTGATGAAATCTTCCGAAGAAGTTACGGAAGAAGATAAGCAGCGTTTTCTACAAGAGGCACAAATTCTGGCGCAATTGAATCATCCCAATATTGTTCCTGTCTATGATGCCGGTAGTGCAGATGATTGTTATTATATGACGATGAGTTATGTCAATGGTCAGACTCTGGAAGAAGTTTTGAAAAATACTCAATCCCTAAAAGAGATTGATGCCTTGAAGTTATGTTTGAAGATTATTAAAGGTTTGCGCTATGCTTGGGATGAGTTTGGTATTTTGCACCGTGATATTAAGCCAGCCAATATTATGATTGATCAAAACCATGATATTAAAATCATGGATATGGGTATCGCAAAAAATACTCAGCAAGATGCGCATATTACTCAAACGAGTCATTTTGTCGGAACACCCTACTTTATGAGCCCAGAACAAGCTCAAGCGAATAGTGACTTGGATTTCAAGGCTGATTTATATTCAGTTGGTTGCACGCTTTATAATATGCTAGTGGGGAGTGTGCCTTTTGAGGGTGGGAATATTATGGAAATAATGGAGCATAAATTTGCCGATCAGGTCACGCCAGCAAAGCAATTACGGCCCTATATAAGTAAGAGTACGGATAAATTGATTTTAGAGATGATATCCGCCAATAAAGATAAAAGACCTAAATCTTATGACGATTTGGAAAATAAGATAGAAAAATGTATCCGAGTCGCAGAAAAGCGCCATGAAGTTAGTAAAGGCAATCAGCAGGCAAAGCTATTGAAGCTGGTGGTGATTCCTTTGGTAGTTTTGATACTAGTCTTATTACTTGTTATGGCTCTTTAA
- the gshA gene encoding glutamate--cysteine ligase, whose protein sequence is MDWLKLLNKLAKTAALDSSNKGLEREALRFTPEARLALSPHPEAYGSALCHPSITTDFSESLLELVTPTFDKSDDLISYLTNLHYFIHKNLPEGENLWSNSMPCDLQDDIPIAEYGSSGAGEFRKVYRRGLSYRYGKKMQAIAGLHYNFSPSTDFWNELAKVNDTKNDKDFRSKHYFSLLRNFRSLNWFLNYLFGASPAFHESFSELVNSELKEKIGDETYCMPQAVSVRMSDAGYTTSRQGNLNISVNNVEEYTEGLQKAVSEPDAQWANISQKDTHGFTQLSSNFLQAEFEYYSTIRPKPNPKNPRRPLVALKQDGVEYIEVRTLDINPFEPLGICKAQIDFMEVFLYYLLSKNSPLENDKSRECARENLMTVTLQGRQENLRLRCPQNNEFDLTKACSKIFTNLKKVAKILDHSRQTSDFSTAITFVEQRLNKHELLPSHKLMQALKDQSFLAYTKELSQQHQQTLLDFVPDEQLQNDFAQSSRKSLIDQQKVEREGPDYQQFLSNFLRMD, encoded by the coding sequence ATGGATTGGCTTAAGCTTTTAAACAAGCTCGCAAAAACAGCTGCATTAGACAGCTCGAATAAAGGACTCGAAAGAGAAGCCCTACGCTTTACGCCTGAAGCAAGACTGGCCCTAAGCCCGCACCCCGAAGCTTATGGTTCGGCTCTCTGCCACCCATCCATCACCACCGACTTCTCCGAGTCCCTGCTGGAGCTAGTCACCCCTACCTTCGACAAAAGTGATGACCTCATTAGCTACCTCACTAACCTCCACTACTTCATACATAAGAATTTACCCGAGGGCGAAAACCTATGGTCAAATTCTATGCCCTGTGATTTACAAGACGATATTCCTATCGCAGAATATGGCTCATCCGGTGCTGGCGAATTTCGCAAAGTTTATCGTCGAGGACTCTCCTACCGCTACGGAAAAAAAATGCAGGCGATTGCGGGCTTACATTACAACTTTTCTCCTAGTACCGATTTCTGGAATGAGCTAGCGAAAGTCAACGATACTAAAAACGATAAAGACTTCCGTTCTAAACACTACTTTTCCTTACTGAGAAACTTCCGTTCACTCAACTGGTTCTTAAATTATTTATTTGGTGCCTCACCTGCTTTTCATGAAAGTTTTAGCGAGCTCGTAAACTCTGAGCTCAAAGAAAAAATTGGCGATGAAACCTATTGCATGCCCCAAGCTGTCTCTGTACGTATGAGCGATGCCGGCTACACCACCTCACGCCAAGGCAACCTCAATATTTCCGTCAATAATGTTGAAGAATACACCGAGGGTTTACAAAAAGCTGTCTCTGAACCCGATGCGCAATGGGCTAACATAAGTCAAAAAGACACTCATGGCTTCACTCAATTGAGTAGTAATTTTTTACAGGCTGAATTTGAATACTACAGTACCATCAGACCCAAGCCAAACCCCAAGAACCCACGACGCCCACTCGTCGCTTTAAAACAAGATGGCGTCGAATACATCGAAGTTCGTACTCTGGATATAAACCCCTTTGAACCTCTTGGCATCTGCAAAGCACAAATTGACTTCATGGAAGTTTTCCTCTACTACTTACTTTCTAAAAATAGCCCTCTAGAAAATGATAAATCCCGCGAATGTGCCCGTGAGAATCTCATGACGGTCACTCTCCAAGGACGCCAAGAAAACTTGCGTTTACGCTGTCCGCAAAACAACGAATTTGATCTTACCAAAGCTTGCTCAAAAATATTCACCAATCTCAAAAAAGTCGCTAAAATCCTCGATCATAGTCGTCAAACCAGTGACTTCTCCACGGCGATCACCTTTGTCGAACAACGTCTGAACAAGCATGAATTATTACCTTCCCATAAACTCATGCAGGCCTTAAAAGACCAGAGTTTCCTAGCTTATACCAAAGAACTTTCACAGCAACATCAACAGACCTTATTAGACTTTGTACCGGATGAACAACTCCAAAATGACTTTGCTCAAAGTTCTAGAAAATCTCTCATAGATCAACAAAAAGTAGAACGAGAAGGACCTGATTATCAACAGTTCCTAAGTAACTTTCTACGAATGGACTAA
- a CDS encoding exodeoxyribonuclease III, whose protein sequence is MSVKLISWNVNGIRAVEKKGFIDLMQTWDADVICLQETKAHKEQLSDELINIGDYKSYWHSGEKKGYSSVAIYSRIEPIRVIEGMGIEEFDREGRVIIAEFSDFYLFGIYFPNAQAELKRIEYRLDFGDSLIDLLKEKYSDKACVLCGDFNVAHKAIDLKNPKPNVKNPGYSIQERDWMDKFIDSGYVDTFRMFNEKPEEYSWWSYRGGARSRNVGWRIDYFCVSEDARDRVLDAGIMQEVLGSDHCPVSLELESSQS, encoded by the coding sequence ATGAGTGTTAAACTGATTTCCTGGAATGTAAACGGGATACGTGCGGTAGAGAAAAAAGGTTTTATTGACTTAATGCAGACTTGGGATGCGGATGTGATTTGTCTGCAAGAAACCAAGGCTCATAAAGAGCAGTTGAGCGATGAGTTGATCAATATTGGAGACTATAAATCGTATTGGCACTCAGGTGAGAAAAAAGGTTATTCGAGTGTGGCTATTTATAGTCGCATTGAGCCTATCCGAGTTATTGAAGGGATGGGGATTGAGGAATTTGATCGCGAGGGACGGGTCATTATTGCTGAGTTCAGCGATTTTTATCTCTTTGGGATTTATTTTCCTAATGCTCAGGCGGAATTAAAGCGCATTGAGTATCGTTTGGATTTTGGTGATAGCTTAATTGACTTACTGAAAGAAAAATATAGTGATAAGGCCTGTGTCTTATGCGGTGATTTTAATGTGGCACACAAAGCCATTGATTTAAAGAATCCAAAACCCAATGTAAAGAACCCTGGTTATTCGATTCAAGAACGTGACTGGATGGATAAATTCATTGATTCGGGCTACGTGGATACTTTTCGTATGTTTAATGAAAAGCCAGAGGAATATAGCTGGTGGTCGTACCGCGGTGGTGCACGTAGTCGAAATGTGGGCTGGAGAATTGATTATTTCTGTGTCAGTGAAGACGCCCGTGATCGTGTTTTAGATGCAGGGATTATGCAAGAAGTTTTAGGTTCAGATCACTGTCCAGTAAGTTTAGAGTTGGAGAGTTCTCAGAGCTAA
- a CDS encoding RHS repeat-associated core domain-containing protein, with protein MTTYIYGGHHLLAEITTRTATSAKHPIDETYTWGTYIDELLSYTDHSDSINPDTYYVTTDRQFSVRTVVDSDGNIVEERNYSPMGVDLEGNAETSDLTYGFTGRRYDVESDLYYFRARYYSTELGQFISRDPLEYVDGMNMYSGYFARVFAMDSQGTFCEYCKITLFVATPHLSAISKDGLNLAIDRGHVWLELEEDGAVTDVLSVGPYGQINQQNFHRILDGSWRGITNFPTSSYKRVLSKSWDLDQQQCVDAREMIERLHKNPKNYTQFYTCTTASLRVLNKLELKRVPRGRGKVHISPNKYYTTWSGVRENPHDLSKELGYGSTGSW; from the coding sequence ATGACCACCTATATCTACGGTGGTCATCACCTACTTGCCGAAATCACGACCCGCACTGCGACTTCCGCAAAACACCCCATCGACGAAACCTACACATGGGGCACATACATCGATGAACTGCTATCTTACACTGACCATTCAGACTCAATCAATCCCGATACCTACTATGTGACTACGGATCGCCAGTTCTCTGTAAGAACAGTAGTAGACTCTGATGGCAACATCGTGGAAGAAAGAAACTACTCACCGATGGGTGTTGACCTAGAAGGCAATGCCGAGACCAGTGATCTTACTTATGGATTTACAGGTAGAAGATATGATGTCGAGTCAGACTTGTATTACTTCCGAGCCCGTTACTACTCAACTGAATTAGGTCAGTTCATCTCACGTGATCCACTTGAATACGTGGATGGAATGAATATGTACAGTGGGTATTTTGCGAGGGTGTTTGCAATGGATTCGCAAGGTACTTTTTGTGAGTATTGTAAAATCACTCTTTTTGTTGCAACTCCACATCTTTCTGCAATTTCTAAAGATGGGTTGAATCTGGCGATAGATCGTGGTCATGTATGGCTAGAATTAGAAGAAGATGGAGCCGTAACGGATGTTTTATCGGTAGGACCATATGGACAAATTAATCAGCAGAACTTTCATCGAATTTTGGATGGTTCGTGGCGAGGTATAACAAACTTTCCAACATCTAGTTATAAAAGAGTGTTATCAAAGTCGTGGGATTTAGATCAGCAACAATGTGTAGATGCTAGAGAAATGATAGAAAGATTACATAAAAACCCTAAAAACTACACGCAATTTTATACGTGCACTACGGCATCTCTTAGAGTTTTAAATAAATTAGAATTAAAGCGTGTCCCAAGAGGTCGTGGGAAGGTACATATAAGTCCTAATAAGTACTATACTACTTGGTCGGGAGTTAGAGAAAATCCACATGATTTAAGTAAAGAATTAGGCTATGGTTCGACTGGTAGCTGGTAG
- a CDS encoding recombinase family protein, with translation MSLNFRYIRVSTDKQTVANQRDEIQRYCESNGLRVDQEMELEISSRKSDTERGIDTLKENLTSGSILICSELSRLGRNTASVIVLINELVAKGVRVILIKQGMDIRDNDMSSKIMVTMFSLFAELERDFVSLRTKEALAMRKRAGMVLGRPKGTKGKSKYTEYKSRIQALLTEGVSVRKIALQHLPELELKNPTGLHDYIKAEALTA, from the coding sequence CTGTCCCTTAATTTTCGCTATATTAGAGTATCCACGGATAAACAAACTGTCGCTAACCAGCGTGACGAGATCCAACGTTACTGTGAATCTAACGGGCTTCGTGTTGATCAAGAAATGGAGTTGGAAATCTCAAGTCGTAAGTCTGACACTGAACGTGGTATTGATACTTTAAAAGAAAATCTCACCAGTGGTTCCATATTAATATGTTCAGAATTGTCGAGGCTCGGAAGAAATACCGCATCCGTTATTGTACTGATCAACGAGTTAGTTGCTAAAGGCGTACGTGTCATCCTTATTAAACAAGGTATGGACATTCGTGATAATGATATGAGCAGTAAGATCATGGTCACAATGTTCTCACTATTCGCTGAACTAGAAAGAGATTTCGTTAGTCTTCGTACCAAGGAAGCTCTCGCCATGCGTAAACGTGCTGGTATGGTACTCGGAAGACCTAAAGGTACTAAAGGTAAAAGTAAATACACCGAATATAAAAGTCGTATTCAAGCTCTTCTTACTGAAGGTGTTTCTGTTCGTAAGATCGCTTTACAACACTTACCTGAGCTTGAGTTGAAGAATCCTACAGGCTTACACGACTACATCAAAGCGGAAGCTCTAACCGCCTAA